One Olleya sp. Hel_I_94 genomic window, TTCTTTAGCTGCTGCTAAAATTTCTGATGCTAAACGCAATGCCATAGATTTTTCGTTTCTCTTACGAGAATAACTAATTAACCATTTCATTGCAGTTGAAACCTTACGATCTGCACGTATTGGATTAGGTATTTGAAATGTTGCTCCTCCAACTCTACGACTACGTACTTCTACGTGAGGCATAACGTTTGATAACGCATCTTTCCAAATTTCTAAAGCTGTTTTTTCTTCGTCTGTCTTCTTTGTATCTACGATGTCAATAGCATCATAAAACACTTTAAAGGCTACAGACTTCTTTCCGTCCCACATCATCATGTTAACAAATCTAGTTACTAACTGATCGTTAAAGCGAGGATCTGGTAAAAGCGGTCTTTTTTTCGCTGCTCTTTTTCTCATGTCTTCTTCTTAAGTTTTTAATTAACTTTTAGGGCGTTTTGCACCATACTTAGATCTACGTTGTGTTCCTCCTGCAACACCTGCTGTGTCTAAAGCACCACGAACGATGTGATATCTAACTCCTGGTAAATCTTTTACCCTTCCACCTCTAACCAATACTATCGAGTGCTCTTGTAAATTGTGACCTTCTCCACCGATGTATGCATTTACTTCGTTTCCGTTTGTTAAACGAACCCTTGCCACCTTACGCATTGCTGAGTTAGGTTTTTTAGGTGTCGTTGTATAAACACGAGTACACACACCACGTCTTTGAGGACACGAATCTAAAGCAGCCGATTTACTCTTCTTGGTTATTTTGGCTCTTCCTTTTCGTACTAATTGTGAAATTGTTGGCATATAACTTTAATATAATTTTATGTTACCTCTCTTTAAGAGGGGTGCAAATGTAGTGATTATATTTAATTAATCAAATCATAACACATTAATTTTCAATAGAATTTAAAAATAAATCAAAGCACCATATTATATAGTAAGAATTTTGCGTTATTTTATCCTCTAAAACATAATTATCACATCTTGAATCTAAAAACAGCAACATCAATACTTTTTATTCTTCTATTTCAATTTAGTTGGAGCCAAGAATTAGTTTTAAATATTTCTGGAGTTGATTCAAATGATGATAAAATAATTTCATTTTATGATTACACTAAAAAACACGAAACCTTACAGTCTTTAGAGGATGAAATAACACTATTTCAAAATAAACTTAAGAAGAACGGTTATATTAATAACACACTTTTTAGTATTACAGAAAATAAAGACTCAGTTTTTTCAGTTTTACTACAATTAAATAACAAAATAGAATTTTTAGCTATAACACTAGATAGCTCTATTACTGAGCAAAACTATTATTCAAAATTGAATTTAAAAATAACCAAAGACAACGAGGTCATAATTCCCTATAGCAATATAGAGAACGAACTTATAAAGTATAATAAAATAATAGCCTCAGCAGGCAACCCCTTTTCCACATTAAAACTAAGCGACATTATTAGTCGTGATCAAAACACATTAACAGCTAAACTTATGATTAGTGATGACGACAATAAAAGAAGTCTTGATAAAATAGTAATTAAAGGATACGAAAAATTTCCGAAGTCCTTTTTAAAACGTTTTTTGAAAATTAATAAAAACAAGATCTTCAATATTGAGGCCATTAATAAAAAAACAAAATCACTAAACAATTTAAGTTTTGCAAGACAATCAAAAAGTCCTGAAATATTATTTACTAAAGATTCAACTCACCTGTACCTTTATTTAGAAAAACTAACCAGCAACAATTTTGATGGATACATTGGATTTACCACAAACGAAAACACAGATAAAATTGAATTTAACGGATACCTTGATTTAAGCTTAAATAATAATTTAAATTACGGAGAAACCTTGTACCTAAATTACAAGAGCGATGAAAGTGACCAAAAAAATTTCAATCTTACAACCACTCTACCTTACATATTTTCATCGCCAATAGGCATTGAAGCATCGTTACAAATCATAAAACGAGACTCCTCTTTTATAAATACAAAACAAAAAGGAAACCTTTACTACCAATTAAACGACGCTAATCGCATATATGCAGGGATTGAATCCACCGAATCGAGCAACTTATCAAACACCGAAGATTTTACTAACATCACCGACTTTAATAGCCAACTTTTCACCATAAAACATCAATACAAAACATTACAAAACGCAGAAAGAATTTTCAAAACAAAAACCGATTTAAGTTTAGAGTTTGGAACAGGCTCTAGAAAAACAACCACAAACAACACTAAGCAAACCTTAATAACCATTATTGGAGAGCACATATTTAAATTAAATCACACCAACAGTATTTATACTAAAGCACTAATACATAGACTTGAATCTGATAATTATTTTGACAACGAACTATATAGGTTTGGAGGAATAAATAACATTAGAGGTTTTACAGAAAACAGCCTAAGTGCAAACAGCCTTAATATGCTAACGACAGAATATAGGTACACGTTAAGCGAAGGCGTGTTTGTAAATACAGTTTTAGACTATGCAAACTTTAAAAACCAACTACTAAACCAAAATGAAAATATTATAGGTTTTGGCTTTGGATTTGGCGTATTAACAAACAGCGGATTACTACGTTTTATATACGCTAATGGTAAGACAGAAAATGAAACAGTAAAATTCTCAAATTCTAAGATACACCTAAGTTTAACTGCTAATTTTTAGGTAAAACTTATGTTATTATTGAATATTTCAAAAAAAAAATGAAATTTTAACCAATAAATATTGTTTAATTAACTTTTTATTATGATTTTTGGCATA contains:
- the rpsG gene encoding 30S ribosomal protein S7, translating into MRKRAAKKRPLLPDPRFNDQLVTRFVNMMMWDGKKSVAFKVFYDAIDIVDTKKTDEEKTALEIWKDALSNVMPHVEVRSRRVGGATFQIPNPIRADRKVSTAMKWLISYSRKRNEKSMALRLASEILAAAKEEGAAVKKRVDTHKMAEANKAFSHFRF
- the rpsL gene encoding 30S ribosomal protein S12 translates to MPTISQLVRKGRAKITKKSKSAALDSCPQRRGVCTRVYTTTPKKPNSAMRKVARVRLTNGNEVNAYIGGEGHNLQEHSIVLVRGGRVKDLPGVRYHIVRGALDTAGVAGGTQRRSKYGAKRPKS